A DNA window from Halostella litorea contains the following coding sequences:
- a CDS encoding ABC transporter permease: MINVKKYSDSASRARRIAWDFFHPVFEDRWGKFAITVLGVYVLIGIVGPYLPIPGPFEYLQTSSGQYAQLEPPSAEFPLGTTYLGYGVLSQTIHSFRTSLTVGVLSAVLVVTIGVNIGLVSGYYGGKVDTVLMGLTDMAYGLPFYPMAIILIAIFGSGLYTIAAVIALLFWRSVARVTRSEALSLREREFVKSAKAAGSSDVKIMYYHLLPNLVPLILIYFVFAITWGILLEASLSFIGLGDPDTVSWGLMLHEVFGSGELTRAWWWVVVPSFTLWLFIWSLYVVARTLEDNATVSAKGGA, from the coding sequence ATGATCAACGTCAAGAAGTACTCCGATTCGGCGTCGCGCGCCCGACGCATAGCCTGGGACTTCTTCCACCCGGTGTTCGAGGACCGCTGGGGGAAGTTCGCGATCACGGTGCTCGGGGTGTACGTGCTCATCGGGATCGTGGGCCCGTACCTCCCGATACCGGGGCCGTTCGAGTACCTGCAGACCTCGTCCGGCCAGTACGCCCAACTGGAGCCGCCGAGCGCCGAGTTCCCGCTCGGCACGACGTACCTCGGGTACGGGGTGTTGAGCCAGACGATCCACTCGTTCCGGACCTCGCTGACCGTCGGCGTGCTGTCCGCGGTGCTGGTCGTCACTATCGGCGTCAACATCGGGCTCGTCTCGGGCTACTACGGCGGGAAGGTCGACACCGTCCTGATGGGCCTGACCGACATGGCGTACGGCCTGCCGTTCTACCCGATGGCGATCATCCTGATCGCCATCTTCGGGTCCGGGCTGTACACCATCGCCGCCGTGATCGCCTTGCTGTTCTGGCGGTCGGTCGCCCGGGTCACGCGGTCTGAGGCCCTGTCGCTCCGCGAGCGAGAGTTCGTCAAGAGCGCGAAGGCGGCGGGGTCGTCGGACGTGAAGATAATGTACTACCACCTGCTCCCGAACCTCGTGCCCCTCATCCTGATCTACTTCGTGTTCGCGATCACGTGGGGGATCCTGCTCGAGGCGAGTCTGAGCTTCATCGGCCTCGGCGACCCCGACACGGTGAGCTGGGGCCTGATGCTCCACGAGGTGTTCGGGTCGGGCGAACTGACCCGCGCCTGGTGGTGGGTGGTCGTCCCGAGTTTCACCCTCTGGCTGTTCATCTGGAGCCTCTACGTGGTGGCGCGCACCCTGGAGGACAACGCCACGGTGTCCGCGAAGGGGGGTGCGTGA
- a CDS encoding ABC transporter permease: protein MSNSLSEFLVRRLVSFVFMLFFLLTAIFVLFRVMPGDPTAMLVSGRLTEESRQAMLENFGLNKPLHEQYVVFIRNALQGDFGISFFYREPVADVIFPALVNTLMIMLPALALVMVIAYFWGSVVGWNKGTKLDRWGTYIPVSLRAIPHFILGLALLIVFSYNLGWLPTGGMGPIGGADQSVTERLTSPTFYKYAALPFTTALLHYIADPMMLMRNNIIGEREKDYVELHRLKGLHPRQVRRRAARNSMLPLLTWLTPMIGVAFGGQILIEVVFSWPGIGRELVLAAQRQDMPVAQAAFFMVAVIVLLTNLVVDLAYGYFDPRISYGKT from the coding sequence ATGTCGAACTCGCTTTCCGAATTCCTGGTCCGCCGGCTCGTCAGCTTCGTCTTCATGCTGTTTTTCCTGCTGACGGCGATCTTCGTCCTGTTCCGGGTGATGCCCGGCGACCCGACGGCGATGCTCGTCAGCGGGCGGCTCACCGAGGAGTCGCGGCAGGCGATGCTGGAGAACTTCGGGCTGAACAAGCCGCTCCACGAGCAGTACGTCGTCTTCATCCGAAACGCGTTGCAGGGCGACTTCGGCATCTCGTTTTTCTACCGGGAGCCGGTCGCCGACGTGATCTTCCCGGCCCTCGTCAACACGCTCATGATCATGCTGCCGGCGCTGGCGCTGGTCATGGTCATCGCGTACTTCTGGGGGTCGGTCGTCGGCTGGAACAAGGGGACGAAACTCGACCGCTGGGGGACGTACATCCCGGTCTCGCTCCGGGCGATCCCCCACTTCATCCTCGGGCTGGCCCTCCTGATCGTGTTCTCGTACAACCTCGGGTGGCTCCCGACCGGCGGGATGGGGCCGATCGGGGGAGCCGACCAGTCGGTCACCGAGCGGCTCACGTCGCCGACGTTCTACAAGTACGCGGCGCTGCCGTTTACCACCGCGTTGCTCCACTACATCGCCGACCCGATGATGCTGATGCGGAACAACATCATCGGCGAGCGCGAGAAGGACTACGTCGAGTTGCACCGGCTGAAGGGGCTCCACCCTCGGCAGGTCCGCCGCCGGGCGGCTCGGAACAGCATGCTGCCGCTGCTGACGTGGCTGACGCCGATGATCGGCGTCGCCTTCGGCGGGCAGATCCTGATCGAGGTGGTGTTCTCCTGGCCGGGCATCGGCCGTGAACTGGTGCTCGCGGCACAGCGACAGGACATGCCCGTCGCGCAGGCCGCCTTCTTCATGGTGGCCGTGATCGTGTTGCTGACGAACCTCGTCGTCGACCTGGCGTACGGCTACTTCGACCCGCGGATCAGCTACGGGAAAACATGA
- a CDS encoding ABC transporter substrate-binding protein, which yields MTDETNSRYGREEQALNRRTMLKGGVAATAALMAGCNSGGGADGEQVGTQQIRVGELSNFVDVARETANQWSEIGVEFELDTTTWNTFVGEAYTNQPENVSHTPWGSSPDRVDPDYFLSTYTSDSAVNIAGYENEEYDDLFSQQRAAYDQEERAEIIGQMQEILREDLPELIYVWPKATLPINTGQFDIQPTEFIGARTTGTMTVLSAEPVGDTDTLVVGAQQEIAIPNPLAPDSNDLQYLLKLAYDTPSRVGLDGDPVNWAVENYEQIDDTTIDMTLREGMTFHDGEPVTAEDLEFTFNFLMEYSFPKYDPFLSDVEDATMQTDRTVRVSLAQPNVAFLNSAMTFMNILPMHIWESVPDQVDTPVNWDADVDELVGSGPLQITEITDSEIRYEAYDDHWETPAYDEFIFVNRASMEAIRADFEEQNIHMTTSSPPPSVTDALAENDYISKSSAASVLQMKMSFNLGTAPFDDRAFRHALMQATDPDRIIQIFYNGEADVGDGTLVHPQSSFAADLQNVERDIEGAKQTLRDAGYEYDNNDNLYYPEE from the coding sequence ATGACAGACGAAACCAACTCGCGGTACGGCAGGGAGGAACAGGCGCTGAACCGGCGAACGATGCTGAAAGGCGGCGTTGCGGCGACCGCGGCCCTGATGGCCGGCTGTAACAGCGGCGGCGGCGCCGACGGCGAGCAGGTCGGCACCCAGCAGATCCGCGTCGGCGAGCTGTCGAACTTCGTCGACGTGGCGCGGGAGACGGCGAACCAGTGGAGCGAGATCGGCGTGGAGTTCGAACTCGACACGACCACGTGGAACACGTTCGTCGGCGAGGCCTACACGAACCAGCCCGAGAACGTGAGCCACACGCCGTGGGGGTCGTCGCCCGACCGCGTCGACCCGGACTACTTCCTCTCGACGTACACCTCCGACTCGGCGGTGAACATCGCGGGGTACGAAAACGAGGAGTACGACGACCTGTTCAGCCAGCAGCGGGCCGCGTACGACCAGGAGGAGCGGGCGGAGATCATCGGGCAGATGCAGGAGATCCTCCGGGAGGACCTCCCCGAACTCATCTACGTCTGGCCGAAGGCGACGCTGCCGATCAACACGGGGCAGTTCGACATCCAGCCCACGGAGTTCATCGGGGCGCGGACGACGGGGACGATGACCGTCCTCAGCGCCGAACCGGTCGGGGACACGGACACGCTGGTCGTCGGCGCACAGCAGGAGATTGCCATCCCGAACCCGCTGGCCCCCGACTCGAACGACCTCCAGTACCTGCTCAAACTGGCGTACGACACGCCGAGCCGCGTGGGGCTGGACGGCGACCCGGTCAACTGGGCCGTCGAGAACTACGAGCAGATAGACGACACGACGATCGACATGACCCTCAGGGAGGGGATGACGTTCCACGACGGCGAGCCCGTCACCGCGGAGGACCTGGAGTTCACCTTCAACTTCCTGATGGAGTACTCCTTCCCCAAGTACGACCCGTTCCTGAGCGACGTGGAGGACGCCACCATGCAGACCGACCGGACGGTCCGCGTGTCCCTCGCCCAGCCGAACGTGGCGTTCCTGAACAGCGCGATGACGTTCATGAACATCCTCCCGATGCACATCTGGGAGAGCGTCCCCGACCAGGTCGACACGCCGGTCAACTGGGACGCCGACGTCGACGAACTGGTCGGGAGCGGCCCGCTGCAGATCACCGAGATCACCGACTCGGAGATCCGGTACGAGGCCTACGACGACCACTGGGAGACGCCTGCCTACGACGAGTTCATCTTCGTCAACCGGGCGAGCATGGAGGCGATCCGCGCGGACTTCGAGGAGCAGAACATCCACATGACCACGTCGTCGCCGCCGCCGTCCGTGACGGACGCGCTCGCGGAGAACGACTACATCTCCAAGTCCAGCGCGGCGAGCGTGCTCCAGATGAAGATGAGCTTCAACCTGGGGACCGCCCCGTTCGACGACCGCGCGTTCCGGCACGCGCTCATGCAGGCGACCGACCCGGACCGGATCATCCAGATCTTCTACAACGGCGAGGCCGACGTCGGCGACGGTACGCTGGTTCACCCCCAGTCCTCGTTCGCCGCCGACCTCCAGAACGTCGAGCGCGACATCGAGGGCGCGAAGCAGACGCTCCGGGATGCGGGCTACGAGTACGACAACAACGACAACCTGTACTACCCCGAGGAGTGA
- a CDS encoding ATP-binding protein encodes MTDTDTEQRSTDPTTFPFTALVNQTEMKRALVLNAVDPSIGGVLIRGERGTAKSTAVRALADVLPDQEAVADCPYGCPPDDPQRMCEDCRERASDGDPPTETRPMRVVDLPLDATEDRLTGTLDIERALGDGEARFEPGVLAAANRNVLYVDEVNLLDDHLVDALLDAAAMGENVVEREGVSHRHPAEFVLVGTMNPEEGSLRPQLLDRFGLVVDVAGIDDVEERVEISERRAAFDADPAAFRAAYEDDQRALTRDIVDARARLGDVTIPDHVARAIAATNVRLDVDGHRGDDTLRRAAAALAAVRGESTVTASVLRDVAGIALDHRTEQLPFEEDAVDVDEALSAALAEHAPQGAEH; translated from the coding sequence ATGACCGACACCGACACCGAGCAACGGAGTACCGACCCGACGACCTTCCCGTTCACGGCGCTGGTCAACCAGACGGAGATGAAGCGCGCGCTGGTGCTGAACGCGGTCGACCCGTCGATCGGCGGCGTGTTGATCCGCGGCGAGCGCGGCACCGCGAAGTCGACGGCCGTCCGCGCGCTCGCGGACGTGCTTCCCGACCAGGAGGCCGTGGCGGACTGTCCGTACGGCTGCCCGCCGGACGACCCACAGCGCATGTGCGAGGACTGCCGGGAGCGCGCCTCGGACGGCGACCCCCCGACGGAGACGCGGCCGATGCGGGTGGTCGACCTGCCGCTGGACGCGACCGAGGACCGCCTCACCGGGACGCTCGACATCGAGCGGGCGCTCGGCGACGGCGAGGCGCGGTTCGAACCGGGCGTGCTGGCGGCGGCCAACCGGAACGTGCTGTACGTCGACGAGGTGAACCTGCTCGACGACCACCTCGTCGACGCCCTGCTGGACGCCGCCGCGATGGGCGAGAACGTCGTCGAACGGGAGGGCGTCTCCCACCGCCACCCCGCCGAGTTCGTCCTCGTCGGCACGATGAACCCCGAGGAGGGGTCGCTGCGGCCGCAACTGCTCGACCGGTTCGGGCTGGTCGTGGACGTGGCGGGCATCGACGACGTGGAGGAGCGCGTCGAGATAAGCGAGCGACGGGCGGCGTTCGACGCCGACCCAGCGGCGTTCCGCGCGGCGTACGAGGACGACCAGCGCGCGCTGACCCGCGACATCGTCGACGCCCGCGCCCGACTGGGCGACGTGACGATCCCGGACCACGTCGCCCGCGCCATAGCGGCGACGAACGTGCGCCTCGACGTCGACGGGCACCGCGGGGACGACACGCTCCGGCGCGCTGCCGCGGCGCTCGCGGCCGTCCGCGGCGAATCGACCGTGACGGCCTCGGTGCTGCGGGACGTCGCGGGGATCGCGCTGGACCACCGGACCGAGCAGTTGCCGTTCGAGGAGGACGCCGTCGACGTCGACGAGGCGCTGTCGGCGGCGCTGGCCGAGCACGCGCCGCAGGGGGCCGAACACTGA
- a CDS encoding VWA domain-containing protein: MSAPMRGPFPFTALVNQSAMKRALVLNAVDPSIGGVLVRGERGTAKSTAVRALADVLPDHEAVADCPYGCPPDDPRRMCDDCRRRRRAGESLPTERRPMRVVDLPLDATEDRLVGTLDVERALADGEARFEPGVLAAANRNVLYVDEVNLLDDHLVDSLLDAAAMGENVVEREGVSHRHPAEFVLVGTMNPEEGELRPQLLDRFGLVVDVAGIDDVDERVEISERRAAFDADPAGFRDDYADDQRALTRDIADARARLDDVTLPADAAAAVSEHAVDARVPGLRGDIAVRRTAAAAAALDGAGEVTDRHLAEARRLALAHRRPAAERDAGSDREAVRLPDDVEPGDPADTADSADADSDGRVPVNGGRNDLIADVGSTYPIDRTALDPAKDRTRREEYGRRIPSKIRGRSGRYVGSRRRDDPDDVAVDATLRAAARRQGRRRGSDAGDGIDVRPADVREKLRERTAEGLLVLVVDASGSVMNGSRMRETKRAVLSLIEDAYRTRDRVAVVAFRGKDARVVVEPTRDVGRARRQVSELRVGGNTPLCHGLATAYELVERERRRDPDVYPLVVTFSDGKANVPYEDGADPEREALRVAAALAAADVETAYVDTGHGLNDSTFSLWSEEKALAAKREEYEWNRTLADAMDAQYVPLIDLPDGDYVAP, encoded by the coding sequence GTGAGCGCGCCGATGCGCGGCCCGTTCCCGTTCACGGCGCTGGTCAACCAGTCGGCGATGAAGCGGGCGCTGGTGCTGAACGCGGTCGACCCGTCTATCGGTGGCGTGCTGGTCCGCGGCGAGCGCGGCACCGCGAAGTCGACGGCGGTCCGCGCGCTCGCGGACGTGCTCCCCGACCACGAGGCCGTCGCGGACTGTCCGTACGGCTGCCCGCCGGACGACCCGCGGCGGATGTGCGACGACTGCCGTCGCCGCCGTCGCGCGGGCGAGTCGCTGCCGACGGAGCGGCGGCCGATGCGGGTGGTCGACCTGCCGCTGGACGCGACCGAGGACCGCCTCGTCGGCACGCTCGACGTCGAACGCGCGCTGGCCGACGGCGAGGCGCGGTTCGAACCGGGCGTGCTGGCGGCGGCCAACCGGAACGTGCTGTACGTCGACGAGGTGAACCTGCTCGACGACCACCTCGTGGACTCGCTGCTCGACGCGGCGGCGATGGGCGAGAACGTCGTCGAACGCGAGGGCGTCTCCCACCGCCACCCCGCCGAGTTCGTCCTCGTCGGCACGATGAACCCCGAGGAGGGGGAACTGCGACCGCAGTTGCTCGACCGGTTCGGGCTGGTCGTGGACGTGGCGGGCATCGACGACGTGGACGAGCGCGTCGAGATAAGCGAGCGGCGGGCGGCGTTCGACGCGGACCCCGCCGGGTTCCGCGACGACTACGCCGACGACCAGCGCGCGCTGACCCGCGACATCGCGGACGCCCGTGCCCGACTCGACGACGTGACGCTGCCGGCGGACGCGGCGGCGGCCGTCTCCGAACACGCCGTCGACGCGCGGGTGCCGGGGCTGCGCGGCGACATCGCAGTCCGGCGGACGGCCGCCGCCGCCGCGGCGCTCGACGGGGCGGGCGAGGTCACCGACCGCCACCTCGCCGAGGCGCGCCGCCTCGCGCTTGCCCACCGCCGGCCGGCGGCCGAACGCGACGCCGGGAGCGACCGCGAGGCGGTCCGCCTCCCCGACGACGTGGAACCGGGCGACCCCGCGGACACGGCCGACAGCGCCGACGCGGACTCCGACGGCCGCGTCCCGGTCAACGGCGGCCGGAACGACCTCATCGCTGACGTCGGTTCGACCTACCCGATCGACCGAACCGCCCTCGACCCCGCGAAGGACCGGACCCGCCGGGAGGAGTACGGCCGCCGGATCCCCTCGAAGATACGGGGCCGGAGCGGGCGGTACGTCGGCTCCCGTCGCCGGGACGACCCGGACGACGTGGCCGTCGACGCCACCCTGCGGGCCGCGGCGCGCCGGCAGGGGCGGCGACGCGGGTCCGACGCCGGGGACGGGATCGACGTCCGCCCCGCGGACGTGCGGGAGAAACTCCGCGAGCGGACGGCGGAGGGGCTGCTCGTGCTGGTCGTCGACGCCAGCGGGAGCGTGATGAACGGCTCGCGGATGCGCGAGACCAAACGCGCCGTGCTGTCGCTGATCGAGGACGCCTACCGGACGCGGGACCGCGTCGCCGTCGTCGCGTTCCGGGGGAAGGACGCCCGGGTCGTCGTGGAACCGACGCGCGACGTCGGCCGCGCCCGGCGGCAGGTGTCTGAGCTCCGCGTCGGCGGCAACACGCCGCTGTGTCACGGGCTCGCGACCGCCTACGAACTCGTCGAGCGGGAGCGCCGGCGCGACCCGGACGTGTACCCGCTGGTCGTCACCTTCAGCGACGGGAAGGCGAACGTCCCCTACGAGGACGGGGCCGACCCCGAGCGGGAGGCGCTCCGGGTCGCGGCCGCGCTCGCCGCGGCCGACGTCGAGACGGCGTACGTCGACACCGGCCACGGGCTGAACGACTCGACGTTCTCCCTGTGGTCCGAGGAGAAGGCGCTCGCGGCCAAGCGCGAGGAGTACGAGTGGAACCGCACGCTCGCCGACGCGATGGACGCGCAGTACGTACCGTTGATCGACCTGCCGGACGGGGACTACGTCGCCCCGTGA
- a CDS encoding oligopeptide/dipeptide ABC transporter ATP-binding protein, which yields MSGEPLVDIRGLKKYYAAESGFLRRLLGQEEQVKAVDDLDLSIDPGETLGVIGESGSGKSTLIETTLRLEDPTEGEIVFDGEDICEYSNKELRAFRERAQIIFQDPYETLNPRKTVFQAVAEPLKNFRDMIHEELEAKVEATLNDVGLNPAGDYMELFPDQLSGGERQRVCIARAIVLDPDLLVADEPLSMLDVSLQSGILRLLDRLQDEHGFAMFYVTHNLSVVKLVADRIAVMYLGKVVEQGPAQRIVGDPKHPYTRALVASLPTLSGDRERVLLPTPEDDDDRDIQGCQFHPRCPDAMPECSEAVPALTDEGTDRKVACYLHHDVTEDEAAASSAGRDGAASDDAPEPEQRTEEPPPSETGPQ from the coding sequence ATGTCGGGTGAGCCGCTGGTCGACATCCGCGGCCTGAAGAAGTACTACGCCGCGGAGTCAGGGTTCCTCCGCCGCCTGCTGGGCCAGGAGGAGCAGGTGAAGGCCGTCGACGACCTGGACCTCTCGATCGACCCGGGCGAGACGCTCGGGGTCATCGGCGAGAGCGGGTCTGGCAAGTCGACGCTCATCGAGACGACGCTCCGGCTGGAGGACCCCACCGAGGGGGAGATCGTGTTCGACGGCGAGGACATCTGCGAGTACTCCAACAAGGAGTTGCGGGCGTTCCGCGAGCGGGCCCAGATCATCTTTCAGGACCCCTACGAGACGCTCAACCCACGCAAGACGGTGTTCCAGGCGGTCGCGGAGCCGCTCAAGAACTTCCGGGACATGATCCACGAGGAGCTTGAGGCGAAGGTCGAGGCGACGCTGAACGACGTTGGGCTCAACCCCGCCGGGGACTACATGGAGCTGTTCCCGGACCAGCTGAGCGGGGGCGAGCGCCAGCGCGTCTGCATCGCCCGCGCCATCGTGCTGGACCCGGACCTGCTGGTGGCCGACGAGCCGCTGTCGATGCTCGACGTCTCCCTGCAGTCCGGGATCCTCCGCCTGCTCGACAGGCTGCAGGACGAACACGGCTTCGCGATGTTCTACGTCACCCACAACCTCTCGGTGGTGAAGCTGGTGGCCGACCGCATCGCCGTGATGTACCTCGGGAAGGTGGTCGAGCAGGGGCCCGCCCAGCGGATCGTCGGCGACCCGAAACACCCCTACACCCGGGCGCTCGTGGCCAGCCTGCCGACGCTTTCCGGCGACCGGGAGCGGGTGCTCCTGCCGACCCCCGAGGACGACGACGACCGGGACATCCAGGGCTGTCAGTTCCACCCGCGATGTCCCGACGCGATGCCGGAGTGCTCGGAGGCGGTGCCCGCGCTGACCGACGAGGGCACGGACCGCAAGGTCGCCTGCTACCTCCATCACGACGTGACCGAGGACGAAGCGGCGGCGTCGTCGGCCGGCCGCGACGGCGCGGCGTCCGACGACGCCCCGGAGCCCGAACAGCGGACCGAGGAACCGCCGCCGTCCGAGACGGGGCCGCAGTGA
- a CDS encoding ABC transporter ATP-binding protein: MSLLSVRDLEVRYEVGDGYVHAVDGVSFDVDPESLVGVLGESGCGKSTLSKAIVGGLDDNAVVHSGEIRFDGQDLTSLPEKRMREIRWEQIAYIPQSAMGSLDPVYTIQDQLVETIRAHRDMSKADCVERAEEVLDLVGISASRLRSYPHQLSGGMRQRVLLAMALILEPELIIADEPTTGLDVLLRDKILNDIETYRDEFGVSALFVSHDIADLVETSEYLIEMYGGKITEQGPSKELFDEPVHPYTIGLKNSLPDLHSSTDEMIAMKMQPPNLLHPPDGCRFINKCPYAVEECETAHPEFREERPGIHSACYRAGEADRMRAEATEVSWSDVG; this comes from the coding sequence ATGTCGCTGCTCTCCGTCCGCGACCTGGAGGTTCGCTACGAGGTCGGCGACGGCTACGTCCACGCCGTCGACGGCGTCTCGTTCGACGTCGACCCGGAGAGCCTCGTGGGGGTGCTCGGCGAGTCCGGCTGCGGCAAGTCGACGCTCTCGAAGGCCATCGTCGGGGGGCTGGACGACAACGCTGTCGTCCACTCCGGCGAGATCAGGTTCGACGGGCAGGACCTGACGTCCCTCCCCGAAAAGCGGATGCGCGAGATCCGCTGGGAGCAGATCGCCTACATCCCACAGAGCGCGATGGGGAGCCTGGATCCGGTGTACACGATCCAGGACCAGCTCGTCGAGACGATCCGCGCCCACCGGGACATGTCGAAGGCCGACTGCGTGGAGCGGGCCGAGGAGGTGCTCGACCTCGTGGGGATCAGCGCCTCGCGGCTGCGGAGCTACCCCCACCAGCTCTCCGGCGGGATGCGCCAGCGCGTCCTGCTGGCGATGGCGCTCATCCTCGAGCCCGAACTCATCATCGCCGACGAGCCGACCACCGGCCTCGACGTGTTGCTCCGGGACAAGATCCTCAACGACATCGAGACCTACCGCGACGAGTTCGGGGTCTCGGCGCTGTTCGTCTCCCACGACATCGCCGACCTCGTGGAGACTTCGGAGTACCTGATCGAGATGTACGGCGGCAAGATCACCGAGCAGGGCCCGAGCAAGGAGCTGTTCGACGAGCCCGTCCACCCCTACACCATCGGGCTGAAGAACTCGCTGCCGGACCTGCACTCGTCGACCGACGAGATGATCGCGATGAAGATGCAACCGCCGAACCTGCTGCACCCGCCGGACGGGTGCCGGTTCATCAACAAGTGTCCGTACGCGGTCGAGGAGTGCGAAACCGCCCATCCCGAGTTCCGGGAGGAGCGGCCGGGCATCCACTCCGCGTGTTATCGGGCCGGGGAGGCGGACCGCATGCGGGCGGAGGCAACGGAGGTGAGCTGGTCCGATGTCGGGTGA
- a CDS encoding M29 family metallopeptidase: MRATDRALGIRNYVANWAEVSEGEEVVVVADSYADEDVVNEVAAEARSQGANVVVTWIDFNPIQAQGGGPIIDEALKSADKMLRMTFATSHDRGTQKAIMEHGLEMYSVANPHDPEFFAQEAAAYPVDLVLEIEKKALEITRGGSEIRVTCDKGTDVTATYNPEDWGGDFGTVPADEKRPGTYPATFPGAIAGVLPPQETNGVVYYDAFSGVGVGDEPIKLTFEDNYCTNIEGGRAADELSDIVEGVPNVGFCEEFMFGLHPKVRDAPLDQKPIPNEAERRYGNIHIAIGNMRCFSMYPFEETGGTELHLDGFVLDPTIEIDGEPVVADGKLTFLDDPDIREVAAEHGDPDKLLKQK; the protein is encoded by the coding sequence ATGAGAGCGACTGACAGAGCACTAGGCATTAGAAACTACGTTGCCAACTGGGCGGAGGTCTCGGAGGGCGAGGAAGTCGTCGTCGTCGCCGACTCCTACGCCGACGAGGACGTGGTGAACGAGGTCGCCGCCGAGGCCCGATCGCAGGGGGCAAACGTCGTCGTCACCTGGATCGACTTCAACCCGATCCAGGCCCAGGGCGGCGGGCCGATCATCGACGAGGCGCTCAAATCCGCCGACAAGATGCTGCGGATGACCTTCGCGACCAGCCACGACCGCGGGACACAGAAGGCGATCATGGAACACGGGCTGGAGATGTACAGCGTCGCCAACCCGCATGACCCCGAGTTCTTCGCACAGGAGGCCGCGGCCTACCCCGTCGACCTCGTACTGGAGATAGAGAAGAAGGCCCTAGAGATCACGCGGGGCGGCTCGGAGATACGCGTCACCTGCGACAAGGGCACCGACGTCACCGCCACGTACAACCCGGAGGACTGGGGCGGCGACTTCGGGACGGTCCCCGCCGACGAGAAACGACCCGGCACCTACCCCGCGACGTTCCCGGGCGCTATCGCCGGCGTCCTCCCGCCGCAGGAGACGAACGGCGTGGTCTACTACGACGCGTTCAGCGGCGTCGGCGTCGGCGACGAGCCGATCAAGCTGACGTTCGAGGACAACTACTGCACGAACATCGAGGGCGGGCGCGCGGCCGACGAACTCAGCGACATCGTCGAGGGCGTCCCGAACGTCGGCTTCTGCGAGGAGTTCATGTTCGGGCTCCACCCGAAGGTCCGCGACGCGCCGCTGGACCAGAAGCCGATCCCGAACGAGGCCGAGCGCCGGTACGGCAACATCCACATCGCCATCGGCAACATGCGCTGTTTCAGCATGTACCCCTTCGAGGAGACCGGCGGCACGGAGCTCCACCTCGACGGTTTCGTGCTGGACCCGACGATCGAAATCGACGGCGAACCGGTCGTCGCCGACGGGAAGCTCACCTTCCTCGACGACCCGGACATCCGCGAAGTCGCCGCCGAGCACGGCGACCCCGACAAACTGCTCAAACAGAAGTGA